A window of Pyrobaculum aerophilum str. IM2 contains these coding sequences:
- a CDS encoding Trm112 family protein — protein sequence MKYRLMDVLACPYDKTFPLRLVVIKRTEHPERQYTWPRKPFCEEYCSYRDLKIKEHPKPDTLPCEECHKWEIETGVIYCPNCGRWYPIIEEIPRMLPDELRNEKEELQFLESVAEDLKRLAPDIADKILQQGKPFNLSRRG from the coding sequence ATGAAGTACAGGCTCATGGACGTTTTGGCCTGCCCTTACGACAAGACCTTCCCCCTGAGGCTTGTGGTGATAAAACGCACAGAGCACCCCGAGAGGCAGTACACCTGGCCCAGGAAGCCCTTCTGCGAGGAGTACTGCTCTTACCGCGACCTTAAAATAAAGGAGCACCCCAAGCCGGACACCCTACCGTGCGAGGAGTGCCACAAGTGGGAGATTGAGACGGGGGTGATTTACTGCCCCAACTGCGGCCGCTGGTACCCCATAATAGAGGAGATTCCGAGGATGCTCCCCGACGAGTTGAGAAATGAAAAGGAAGAGCTACAGTTCCTGGAATCAGTCGCCGAAGACCTCAAGCGGCTGGCCCCCGACATAGCTGACAAGATTCTGCAACAGGGAAAGCCGTTTAACCTCTCGCGCAGGGGCTAA
- a CDS encoding radical SAM/SPASM domain-containing protein: MSFFAIPDTLVFMYSYKCNFECDHCSIGSSPREFTVLELDYLEKVIREAYWIPSIKVVVFTGGEPTLFPEHLKRGIKLAADLGFVTRLVTNAWWASTYERARKFLEELATLGLRELNISFDRFHLPHLQRFGGFTNVVNAARAAVELGLDVVVGTIKLAVDDGQPDYDRIRSKLDEAGLTNVIVTEDFPAPLGRARFKIPRGAISQTNRPKEGVGCVDAVAKIVVHPNGDITFCCGHAINTEARPLFVVGNIKNESLEVIVARLNRHILAWYLRVKGPAALMKKLNMEDEVLHPCEVCYLAGTKYRDKLLNIKDELLREILPSTDKSMLPTKAHGSS; encoded by the coding sequence ATGTCTTTTTTCGCAATTCCCGATACTCTAGTCTTCATGTATAGTTACAAATGCAATTTTGAATGTGACCACTGTAGCATAGGGTCGTCACCACGTGAGTTCACCGTTCTTGAGTTGGATTATTTAGAGAAAGTCATCAGAGAGGCTTATTGGATTCCCTCAATTAAAGTAGTGGTTTTTACCGGCGGTGAGCCTACTTTATTCCCAGAACATCTTAAGCGTGGGATAAAGCTCGCCGCGGATCTAGGCTTTGTTACAAGACTTGTCACTAATGCGTGGTGGGCTTCGACTTACGAAAGAGCAAGAAAATTTCTGGAAGAACTTGCTACATTGGGCCTAAGGGAGCTGAATATCAGTTTTGATAGATTTCACTTGCCGCATCTTCAGAGATTTGGCGGGTTTACCAATGTGGTAAACGCAGCAAGGGCGGCGGTGGAGTTAGGTCTTGACGTAGTGGTGGGAACGATCAAGCTTGCTGTAGATGATGGACAACCTGATTATGACCGTATCAGATCAAAGCTGGATGAGGCTGGTTTGACCAACGTCATAGTTACTGAAGATTTCCCCGCCCCATTAGGCAGAGCCAGATTTAAAATACCCCGTGGCGCAATATCTCAGACAAATCGACCAAAAGAAGGTGTAGGCTGTGTCGATGCTGTAGCTAAGATTGTAGTACACCCAAACGGCGATATAACCTTCTGTTGCGGTCATGCTATAAATACAGAAGCAAGGCCTCTCTTTGTGGTAGGCAATATAAAAAATGAATCGCTAGAAGTTATCGTTGCGAGACTAAATCGCCACATCCTTGCGTGGTATCTTAGAGTAAAGGGGCCAGCCGCCTTGATGAAGAAGCTGAATATGGAAGATGAGGTGTTACACCCATGTGAAGTCTGCTATCTGGCCGGGACAAAATATAGAGATAAGCTGTTAAATATCAAAGACGAATTGTTGAGGGAGATATTGCCGTCAACAGATAAAAGTATGTTACCAACAAAGGCACATGGATCTAGTTAA
- a CDS encoding type II toxin-antitoxin system VapC family toxin gives MEKGLEEVRKIFISAYNGDALLYTHLFNVGEALSAIHKAARRAGKLEVYPLLKKRLLGDVRRLTRLGAMRLLPLTIGQVLEASKYVERHGLYIADALQIVSAIQTNSALITGDGRLCNAARLEGIECKFV, from the coding sequence ATGGAGAAGGGTTTAGAGGAGGTGAGGAAAATATTTATCTCCGCCTATAACGGCGATGCGTTGTTATACACACACTTATTCAACGTGGGAGAGGCCCTCTCCGCTATTCACAAAGCCGCTAGGAGAGCCGGCAAGCTTGAGGTATACCCCCTCCTCAAAAAGAGGTTGCTGGGAGACGTGAGGAGGCTGACAAGGCTAGGCGCCATGAGGTTACTGCCGCTTACAATAGGCCAAGTCTTGGAGGCGAGTAAATACGTAGAGAGACACGGCTTATACATCGCAGATGCCCTTCAAATAGTATCCGCCATCCAGACAAATTCGGCGTTAATAACGGGGGACGGGAGGCTTTGCAACGCGGCTAGGCTAGAGGGGATTGAGTGCAAATTCGTCTAG